In Bombus affinis isolate iyBomAffi1 chromosome 11, iyBomAffi1.2, whole genome shotgun sequence, one genomic interval encodes:
- the LOC126921660 gene encoding homeobox protein prospero isoform X1, whose protein sequence is MMSSGEETEYFAPYGATTESKQQRLQKKQKRTRQRVDAGEPRNNYSSIPHFTSRPSFHSGGLYGSIFGGSGPTHQQQQQPQSQQHHQSQAQQQQQQQQQLQQPQAGAASSQGHLSTATTGPSTQQHSAHAAFGFFGAPGYGPAKMLNELLGRQVKQASDAGGSPPEGGHGMTGAGMDPAANLQSGAVVNCDDPATAELTQHMLRDILQGRKISALALQEQPNNNNSIHSNNNNTTADLLKSQQQHHQSPQQHQQQNSDSARSGTVQSGGEESGDGNNVVNNANHSDRDTVMPGDAEDSAEDAAAAARAMEEAFAEAGMEPGANLDGSDCEQSLPPSPTQPRSGSVSVKEEIQDSLNIKRSPSHSPCPIVPKTETSSPTTETKRARVENIVSTMRSSPALQTATVNGCKKRKLYQPQQQTVHHVLQHGVNDTMMDDEEESEEEEDPSTIRQKREEKDNLQTQLKKLHEQLAVMQQKYNELTSRIDSDASESIGAPLSPQPPLKPPQPHPPPYNGLPALPTEHPHAAAAAMYHMGQKLYLEQQQAALERMKQHQEATVRQQQQHQQQQQQHQRQSSPPPPPSQAQQQSQSNTGPSTPQTPQMQPASTPLQHKEFQERINVFRSTAAAASSSGPHITDEDLQSLSDTLKAEITSYLTNLIDKVVTRFMQQRRYLGNQSEAAQVAAEQLNKDLLLASQILERKSPRTKVVDRGASQPPGGPNGPRGPHNGGPPPPQSTGFPQIGSMGGGPHGPHSGPTENNLNQMNQLPSHVRSCGRMFQTPKPPTMYSMASMQAQQQQQQQQHQQQREHQQREQQQREKYCNLRGDERESRDSEQNEALSLVMTPKKKRHKYFPPQVTDTRLTPRTVSRILAQEGGGSQGGSESPPPPPPPRSYHPPPPMLPVSLPTSVAIPNPSLHESQVFSPYSPFFNPHAGHPGQVPPPGPHHLPASPPGGGVDVRDSPPLPHPPSILHPALLAAAQHGSPDYGHLRMDSNDRPNDCNSDDISYDGIQPTSSMLTPIHLRKAKLMFFWVRYPSSSILKMYFPDIRFNKNNTAQLVKWFSNFREFYYIQMEKYARQAVSEGVKNVDDLRVGGDSEIYRVLNLHYNRNNHIEVPSNFRFVVEQTLKEFFKAIQGGKDTEQSWKKSIYKVISRLDDPVPEYFKTPNFLQQLG, encoded by the exons ATGATGTCATCGGGGGAGGAGACCGAGTATTTCGCCCCCTACGGAGCAACTACGGAAAGCAAGCAACAGCGACTCCAGAAGAAGCAGAAGCGCACCAGACAGCGCGTGGACGCCGGCGAGCCGCGCAACAACTACTCGAGTATACCGCACTTCACCTCCCGGCCATCCTTCCACAGCGGTGGTCTGTACGGTTCTATCTTCGGCGGCAGCGGACCAACGCaccagcaacaacaacaaccacAGTCGCAGCAACATCATCAGTCGCAGgcgcaacaacaacagcaacaacaacaacagctcCAGCAGCCTCAAGCTGGAGCGGCAAGCAGTCAAGGTCATTTAAGCACAGCTACCACGGGTCCTAGCACTCAGCAGCATTCCGCCCACGCGGCTTTTGGCTTTTTCGGGGCACCGGGTTACGGCCCCGCCAAGATGTTGAACGAGCTACTCGGACGACAGGTCAAACAGGCCAGTGACGCTGGTGGCTCACCGCCAGAGGGCGGCCACGGAATGACTGGTGCCGGCATGGACCCCGCTGCTAATTTGCAATCCGGTGCTGTAGTTAATTGCGACGATCCCGCCACCGCCGAGCTCACGCAGCACATGCTCCGCGATATACTCCAAGGGCGCAAAATCTCCGCGCTCGCGCTGCAAGAACAGccaaacaacaacaacagcataCACAGTAACAACAACAACACCACAGCGGATCTACTTAAATCTCAACAACAACATCATCAGAGCCCTCAACAGCATCAACAACAAAACAGTGATAGTGCACGTAGTGGAACAGTGCAGAGTGGTGGAGAGGAAAGTGGTGATGGAAATAACGTCGTGAATAACGCGAATCACAGTGATCGTGATACGGTGATGCCGGGCGATGCCGAGGATAGCGCCGAGGACGCAGCCGCAGCCGCACGTGCTATGGAAGAGGCGTTCGCCGAAGCTGGTATGGAGCCCGGAGCCAACCTCGATGGATCCGATTGCGAACAGAGTTTACCTCCCAGTCCCACGCAACCAAGGTCAGGGTCCGTTTCCGTCAAGGAGGAGATACAGGACTCGTTAAACATCAAACGTAGTCCCAGTCACTCTCCTTGTCCGATCGTGCCCAAAACGGAGACCAGCTCGCCAACCACGGAAACGAAGCGCGCTCGTGTCGAGAATATCGTCAGCACGATGCGTAGCAGTCCAGCGCTTCAAACTGCCACTGTGAACGGTTGCAAGAAACGTAAACTCTACCAACCCCAGCAACAAACGGTGCATCACGTCCTCCAGCACGGTGTTAACGATACCATGATGGACGACGAGGAAGAGAGCGAGGAGGAGGAAGATCCTTCGACGATCAGGCAAAAACGCGAGGAAAAGGATAACCTCCAGACGCAGCTGAAAAAATTGCACGAACAATTAGCCGTGATGCAGCAAAAGTACAATGAGCTTACGAGTAGAATCGATTCGGACGCGAGCGAAAGCATCGGTGCTCCCTTAAGTCCTCAACCACCGCTCAAACCACCGCAACCTCATCCACCACCGTACAACGGACTCCCGGCCCTCCCAACCGAACACCCACACGCCGCGGCAGCCGCTATGTATCACATGGGACAGAAACTCTACCTCGAACAGCAACAAGCTGCTCTGGAGAGAATGAAGCAGCATCAGGAAGCTACCGTCAGGCAACAGCAGCAgcatcaacaacagcaacagcagcatcAACGACAAAGTTCTCCACCACCGCCTCCGAGTCAAGCACAACAACAGAGTCAAAGCAATACCGGCCCGTCCACGCCGCAAACACCACAAATGCAGCCAGCCAGTACGCCTCTTCAACATAAAGAATTCCAGGAAAGGATAAATGTTTTTAGAAGTACAGCGGCCGCAGCTAGTTCGTCGGGTCCTCACATAACCGACGAAGATCTACAAAGTTTGTCGGATACGCTGAAAGCAGAGATCACCTCGTATTTGACGAATTTAATCGACAAAGTGGTAACAAGGTTCATGCAACAGAGGAGGTATCTTGGAAATCAAAGCGAGGCGGCGCAAGTCGCTGCCGAGCAATTAAACAAGGACCTTTTGTTGGCCAGCCAAATACTCGAAAGAAAATCACCCAGGACGAAAGTAGTAGATAGAGGAGCATCGCAACCACCCGGTGGCCCAAACGGGCCACGGGGGCCCCACAATGGCGGGCCCCCACCTCCACAGTCTACGGGTTTCCCACAAATCGGGTCCATGGGTGGTGGTCCTCATGGCCCACATTCTGGCCCCACGGAAAACAATCTTAACCAAATGAATCAACTACCCTCACACGTGAGGTCGTGTGGCAGGATGTTTCAGACGCCAAAACCGCCAACGATGTACAGCATGGCCTCTATGCAGgcacagcagcagcaacaacaacagcaacatcAACAGCAACGCGAACATCAGCAGAGAGAACAGCAACAACGCGAGAAATATTGTAACTTGAGGGGCGACGAGAGAGAAAGCAGGGACTCGGAACAGAACGAGGCGCTCTCCCTCGTAATGACACCGAAAAAGAAACGTCATAAG TATTTCCCTCCACAGGTGACGGACACGAGGCTGACGCCGAGGACGGTGTCGAGAATCCTGGCCCAGGAAGGTGGCGGTTCGCAAGGAGGCAGCGAAAGTCCACCGCCCCCGCCTCCACCGAGATCGTATCATCCACCACCGCCGATGCTGCCAGTGTCCCTGCCAACCAGCGTAGCGATACCAAACCCGAGTCTTCACGAAAGTCAAGTGTTCTCGCCGTATTCACCGTTCTTCAACCCTCATGCGGGTCACCCAGGCCAGGTACCACCTCCAGGGCCACATCACTTACCCGCGAGTCCTCCTGGTGGAGGTGTAGATGTCAGGGATTCGCCTCCACTGCCCCATCCGCCATCTATATTGCATCCTGCCTTATTGGCGGCTGCCCAGCATGGCAGTCCAGACTATGGACATCTCAGGATGGACAGCAACGACCGGCCCAACGACTGCAACTCCGACGACATCAGTTACGACGGGATTCAGCCTACA TCGTCAATGCTGACACCGATACATCTGAGGAAGGCGAAGCTGATGTTCTTCTGGGTCAGGTACCCGTCCTCGTCCATCCTCAAGATGTACTTCCCCGACATCAGGTTCAATAAGAACAACACAGCGCAGCTGGTCAAGTGGTTCTCCAACTTCCG
- the LOC126921660 gene encoding homeobox protein prospero isoform X2: protein MMSSGEETEYFAPYGATTESKQQRLQKKQKRTRQRVDAGEPRNNYSSIPHFTSRPSFHSGGLYGSIFGGSGPTHQQQQQPQSQQHHQSQAQQQQQQQQQLQQPQAGAASSQGHLSTATTGPSTQQHSAHAAFGFFGAPGYGPAKMLNELLGRQVKQASDAGGSPPEGGHGMTGAGMDPAANLQSGAVVNCDDPATAELTQHMLRDILQGRKISALALQEQPNNNNSIHSNNNNTTADLLKSQQQHHQSPQQHQQQNSDSARSGTVQSGGEESGDGNNVVNNANHSDRDTVMPGDAEDSAEDAAAAARAMEEAFAEAGMEPGANLDGSDCEQSLPPSPTQPRSGSVSVKEEIQDSLNIKRSPSHSPCPIVPKTETSSPTTETKRARVENIVSTMRSSPALQTATVNGCKKRKLYQPQQQTVHHVLQHGVNDTMMDDEEESEEEEDPSTIRQKREEKDNLQTQLKKLHEQLAVMQQKYNELTSRIDSDASESIGAPLSPQPPLKPPQPHPPPYNGLPALPTEHPHAAAAAMYHMGQKLYLEQQQAALERMKQHQEATVRQQQQHQQQQQQHQRQSSPPPPPSQAQQQSQSNTGPSTPQTPQMQPASTPLQHKEFQERINVFRSTAAAASSSGPHITDEDLQSLSDTLKAEITSYLTNLIDKVVTRFMQQRRYLGNQSEAAQVAAEQLNKDLLLASQILERKSPRTKVVDRGASQPPGGPNGPRGPHNGGPPPPQSTGFPQIGSMGGGPHGPHSGPTENNLNQMNQLPSHVRSCGRMFQTPKPPTMYSMASMQAQQQQQQQQHQQQREHQQREQQQREKYCNLRGDERESRDSEQNEALSLVMTPKKKRHKVTDTRLTPRTVSRILAQEGGGSQGGSESPPPPPPPRSYHPPPPMLPVSLPTSVAIPNPSLHESQVFSPYSPFFNPHAGHPGQVPPPGPHHLPASPPGGGVDVRDSPPLPHPPSILHPALLAAAQHGSPDYGHLRMDSNDRPNDCNSDDISYDGIQPTSSMLTPIHLRKAKLMFFWVRYPSSSILKMYFPDIRFNKNNTAQLVKWFSNFREFYYIQMEKYARQAVSEGVKNVDDLRVGGDSEIYRVLNLHYNRNNHIEVPSNFRFVVEQTLKEFFKAIQGGKDTEQSWKKSIYKVISRLDDPVPEYFKTPNFLQQLG from the exons ATGATGTCATCGGGGGAGGAGACCGAGTATTTCGCCCCCTACGGAGCAACTACGGAAAGCAAGCAACAGCGACTCCAGAAGAAGCAGAAGCGCACCAGACAGCGCGTGGACGCCGGCGAGCCGCGCAACAACTACTCGAGTATACCGCACTTCACCTCCCGGCCATCCTTCCACAGCGGTGGTCTGTACGGTTCTATCTTCGGCGGCAGCGGACCAACGCaccagcaacaacaacaaccacAGTCGCAGCAACATCATCAGTCGCAGgcgcaacaacaacagcaacaacaacaacagctcCAGCAGCCTCAAGCTGGAGCGGCAAGCAGTCAAGGTCATTTAAGCACAGCTACCACGGGTCCTAGCACTCAGCAGCATTCCGCCCACGCGGCTTTTGGCTTTTTCGGGGCACCGGGTTACGGCCCCGCCAAGATGTTGAACGAGCTACTCGGACGACAGGTCAAACAGGCCAGTGACGCTGGTGGCTCACCGCCAGAGGGCGGCCACGGAATGACTGGTGCCGGCATGGACCCCGCTGCTAATTTGCAATCCGGTGCTGTAGTTAATTGCGACGATCCCGCCACCGCCGAGCTCACGCAGCACATGCTCCGCGATATACTCCAAGGGCGCAAAATCTCCGCGCTCGCGCTGCAAGAACAGccaaacaacaacaacagcataCACAGTAACAACAACAACACCACAGCGGATCTACTTAAATCTCAACAACAACATCATCAGAGCCCTCAACAGCATCAACAACAAAACAGTGATAGTGCACGTAGTGGAACAGTGCAGAGTGGTGGAGAGGAAAGTGGTGATGGAAATAACGTCGTGAATAACGCGAATCACAGTGATCGTGATACGGTGATGCCGGGCGATGCCGAGGATAGCGCCGAGGACGCAGCCGCAGCCGCACGTGCTATGGAAGAGGCGTTCGCCGAAGCTGGTATGGAGCCCGGAGCCAACCTCGATGGATCCGATTGCGAACAGAGTTTACCTCCCAGTCCCACGCAACCAAGGTCAGGGTCCGTTTCCGTCAAGGAGGAGATACAGGACTCGTTAAACATCAAACGTAGTCCCAGTCACTCTCCTTGTCCGATCGTGCCCAAAACGGAGACCAGCTCGCCAACCACGGAAACGAAGCGCGCTCGTGTCGAGAATATCGTCAGCACGATGCGTAGCAGTCCAGCGCTTCAAACTGCCACTGTGAACGGTTGCAAGAAACGTAAACTCTACCAACCCCAGCAACAAACGGTGCATCACGTCCTCCAGCACGGTGTTAACGATACCATGATGGACGACGAGGAAGAGAGCGAGGAGGAGGAAGATCCTTCGACGATCAGGCAAAAACGCGAGGAAAAGGATAACCTCCAGACGCAGCTGAAAAAATTGCACGAACAATTAGCCGTGATGCAGCAAAAGTACAATGAGCTTACGAGTAGAATCGATTCGGACGCGAGCGAAAGCATCGGTGCTCCCTTAAGTCCTCAACCACCGCTCAAACCACCGCAACCTCATCCACCACCGTACAACGGACTCCCGGCCCTCCCAACCGAACACCCACACGCCGCGGCAGCCGCTATGTATCACATGGGACAGAAACTCTACCTCGAACAGCAACAAGCTGCTCTGGAGAGAATGAAGCAGCATCAGGAAGCTACCGTCAGGCAACAGCAGCAgcatcaacaacagcaacagcagcatcAACGACAAAGTTCTCCACCACCGCCTCCGAGTCAAGCACAACAACAGAGTCAAAGCAATACCGGCCCGTCCACGCCGCAAACACCACAAATGCAGCCAGCCAGTACGCCTCTTCAACATAAAGAATTCCAGGAAAGGATAAATGTTTTTAGAAGTACAGCGGCCGCAGCTAGTTCGTCGGGTCCTCACATAACCGACGAAGATCTACAAAGTTTGTCGGATACGCTGAAAGCAGAGATCACCTCGTATTTGACGAATTTAATCGACAAAGTGGTAACAAGGTTCATGCAACAGAGGAGGTATCTTGGAAATCAAAGCGAGGCGGCGCAAGTCGCTGCCGAGCAATTAAACAAGGACCTTTTGTTGGCCAGCCAAATACTCGAAAGAAAATCACCCAGGACGAAAGTAGTAGATAGAGGAGCATCGCAACCACCCGGTGGCCCAAACGGGCCACGGGGGCCCCACAATGGCGGGCCCCCACCTCCACAGTCTACGGGTTTCCCACAAATCGGGTCCATGGGTGGTGGTCCTCATGGCCCACATTCTGGCCCCACGGAAAACAATCTTAACCAAATGAATCAACTACCCTCACACGTGAGGTCGTGTGGCAGGATGTTTCAGACGCCAAAACCGCCAACGATGTACAGCATGGCCTCTATGCAGgcacagcagcagcaacaacaacagcaacatcAACAGCAACGCGAACATCAGCAGAGAGAACAGCAACAACGCGAGAAATATTGTAACTTGAGGGGCGACGAGAGAGAAAGCAGGGACTCGGAACAGAACGAGGCGCTCTCCCTCGTAATGACACCGAAAAAGAAACGTCATAAG GTGACGGACACGAGGCTGACGCCGAGGACGGTGTCGAGAATCCTGGCCCAGGAAGGTGGCGGTTCGCAAGGAGGCAGCGAAAGTCCACCGCCCCCGCCTCCACCGAGATCGTATCATCCACCACCGCCGATGCTGCCAGTGTCCCTGCCAACCAGCGTAGCGATACCAAACCCGAGTCTTCACGAAAGTCAAGTGTTCTCGCCGTATTCACCGTTCTTCAACCCTCATGCGGGTCACCCAGGCCAGGTACCACCTCCAGGGCCACATCACTTACCCGCGAGTCCTCCTGGTGGAGGTGTAGATGTCAGGGATTCGCCTCCACTGCCCCATCCGCCATCTATATTGCATCCTGCCTTATTGGCGGCTGCCCAGCATGGCAGTCCAGACTATGGACATCTCAGGATGGACAGCAACGACCGGCCCAACGACTGCAACTCCGACGACATCAGTTACGACGGGATTCAGCCTACA TCGTCAATGCTGACACCGATACATCTGAGGAAGGCGAAGCTGATGTTCTTCTGGGTCAGGTACCCGTCCTCGTCCATCCTCAAGATGTACTTCCCCGACATCAGGTTCAATAAGAACAACACAGCGCAGCTGGTCAAGTGGTTCTCCAACTTCCG